The region ACCTCCCACCACCGCTCTCCAGTACAATCGCACCCTACATTCCTACGCCGTTACGCTGATACTGGTGTGGTTGATTGGTGCAGAGGGTGCGGTCCGGCGGGATGGAGAAGCCCAGGAACCTGAGCGAGGAGGCCCTGGAGGCGCTGAGGATGGTGAGCACCTCGCCGGTGGAGACTAATAAGCCGCCGTCGCCCGTGCAGGCGCTGCTCGGGGGAATTGCGGCTGGGGTCATCGCGCTATTCCTGTACAAGTTCGCCTCCACCGTCGAGGCCTCGCTCAACCGGCAGACCATCTCCGACAATTTCTCGGTCAGCTCTCCACAATTGTGCTTGTTTCTTCCTGTATTTTGTACTTCTTTGTTCAAGTTATAGTGCTCCCTGCCGAAATTTACACGAAAGGCAGTTGTTTTACAATAGCAGCAAACTGAATGCCACGTATCAGTATGAATGAATTCTCAAGGGGCCTGCACCCCTTAATAAAGATTATTTCTGAACATGTAAAGAAAAATTCAAATACAGTACAATTGATTGTATGAATCATGCTTTTAACCCCAAAATACATAGGCATCAACCCACGCACAACACCTACACTGAATGATGTGGTGATCAAAACACATGAAAAGCAAAAATCAAGACACATTTGCCACAAGATTGTGAGGATTACCAGGATAACATCCTGCGGGTTTTTTATTCCTGGTTAGTAGTGCTGGAAAATGAATTACAGGAAAAGGCTAAATTTTCACAAAGTTAAATGTAGGATTTACCATATGAATTATAACTAGCTCGCAAGTTGTCTGATCTGATCGAAtctgtttttgtttttcttcaGGTTCGCCAGATAACAGTGACAATAAGGTACACACAACTTCATCCATTTTCTGCTTATTCTCTGTATTGCATTGTTATCCTTCAGTGAGTATAATTGAAAGAAAATTGCCTTTCCTCTGCAGAACAATTATAAATGGGCTGTGCTACTTAGCAACATTTGTGTTTGGAATCAACGGGGTCGGATTGATACTCTATTCCCTCCAGCTTACTTTTAACTCTCTCATGGACGATGACTCGAGCAGCTCATCCGTAGAGAAAATCAGCGAGCAGTCCAGCACAATGGCTTCATCTAGTAGCTCCACAAGTGACAGCGTATCGGACAGTAGTGACTTGCAGCAGATCTCAGACAAGAGTAAAAACTCATCGGAGTAGCTGAGGCCATGCAATGCAGTTGCCAAAATTCAAGAGTACATACATAATAGGACAATCTTTGTGAGGAGCCATTATTCTCATCTTAGGCTGTACTGTCGTTTTTGAGTGCAAAATTTCAATTAGGCTAGTAGTAAAATGTGGTGAAACTTTTCAGATTGAACTGCAAAAATACATTTGGTAGTACAATGAATTGCCATCGGCCCAAAAGTCTCTGCAGAAACTATTGTTCTACAGTTTGAATAGCGTTAATCGCATTTCCTCACTGCTAGTGTCATCTTAGATAATGTTGCTGCCCTGTAATAGGTACAAATGCTGCTTGGTTTGATGCCAATATTTGGCAAGACATTGACAAACCAAAAGTTGGCAACTCTCTTAGAGATTGGCAACAAAAATTGGTAGCCAACCAATTGGTTGCCAATTTTAGACTTGCCAATACATTGGCATTAATCCGGATAACCTCAGCAATGTCAAAGGGCAAGTGCTTTTTGGTCGCATGTGCACAAACAGTTTCTTCAGAGCTATCCCAAAGAAACTGCAGTGGAAATAAGCTCCGGAGAATCTCTAGTGTTTATCCTATCCCAGGTCACTCTGCGACCAACTGATTCGCCGTTCTGGAAGGGGCTCATGAGAATCAAAACTACCTTCTTTAACAGAACGAGGTGTATTGTCGGTAATGGCAGCAACactagattctgggaggatacgtggcttggtgACACGCCTTTGGCGACCCAGTATCCGTCTCTTTATCGTATTGTTCAGCGTCGTGAGGCTCTTGTTGCCACGGTTATGCAGTCCATTCCACTCAACattcagtttaggagggtgctCGTGGGTGATcgatgggaagcatggcttcacctagtccgtagactgatggaggttcagttaACCCCTCAGCCCGATaagttgtgttggaagcttactagatCTGGGGAGTTCACGGTTAAATCGATGTATATTGATATCATTAACACTAGTGTGATTCCTAGTTCCAAAGCTGTTTGGAAAGTTAAAGTCcctttgaagattaaagtgtttatgtggtttgtgcataaacaagtaatCTTAACAAAGGACAATCtagttaagcgcaactggacaggttctactaggtgtagtttctgtgatcgggacgagACTATCAAGCATCTCTTTTTTGACTGTCCGTTGGCACGAGGGTTGTGGTGCtctgtgcaaattgcctttaacattactcctcccacTTCGGTCAACACGTTATTCGGGGTGTGGCTTGCTGGGATAGAGTCtgaaacagctagacacattcgtgtaggagtatgtgcgttgttatgagcaatttggaattgcagaaatgatttagcatttaacagaacaacaactattcatttttttgCAGGTTCTATTCCGGGCTAcagcgttgatccgtatgtggtccttactcactccgacggaggccagggagcatttggttactggatctgtccggtgggagatggtagcgcgggatatcttcaaccggtttggatggcggtcatgtaataggataggaaattagtttacctatcttctATTTTCcctgccggttgtggctttttgGGCTGTTTATTTTGTCTTTGAGGCTCTGTGTGAGCTAGCCTTTGCGGTTGTTTGCAGACTTTGAGACCTTGttgaaccttttttactatctaataaatgtggctgtatgcatcgtactgatgcagaggccggggagtccccccttttcgaaaaaaaaatcttATCGGTGTATGTGCTCTTAGCTTATTCTAAGTTCTCTGATGAAAAGTCAGTGATGCTCTTGGACTGCAGTATGCTTATTCTGAGTTCATGGTGCACATGGACTTCCAAGTCCATTTAAGAAGAGGATATGTGTCTGATGGTGAAAACCATCGATATCGGAGATCAAGCAGAGCCCCTTCTGTGATTCGGCCAGGGGCTAAACCAATCCAAGAAACTATAGGCTAAGTAGGCACAAGGACACAAGCAGATAGTACCTGGGTCCAGGCCTCCGGAGGTGTAATACTCTACTCATGCTTTATGTTTTAGGATGGATGATAACATCGTTTGTTACAAACTCGAGATGAGCTCTCTAGGTTAAATTGGGCAATGCTCCGAAGGACTCTAGGGCTATAGCTAGCTACCCCGaacacccttcttcttcttcctctcctctctatCTAGCTCGCTCGCGTGGGTGGTTGAAAGAGTGTTGGATCCCTCCTATTAGCCTTGGTCCTCCCCTTGTATAGGGATGGGTGGATACCAGAGTGGCCTCACACGTACGAGGTATTGTCAACACGGGCGGTGGCGGAGCTTGGCAGAAAAGGAGTGTTTGACAAAAACTACCAGTTTAGGGGTTCGCGTCCCacaaaactaccacttttttaaaAGTGcccgaaaactaccaaaaaaacaTAATCACGTGACTAAAAACTACCAAGTTGACTTAATGGTGGTTTTGACCGTTTTAACCGCGCTTCTGACGTGAGTGGCCCACGTGCCAGGCTGGCGGCCCGCCTAACGGCTAACGGCGCGCGCGCGCGGCTGTTAGAGCCGCTCGTCGATCTCACCTGGTCGGACCAGGTCAAACATGGCCAACCGGGCCGCTCATCCCCACCAGCTCTCTCACTCTCCCCTGAGCTCCTCCCTAGCCCTAGCCGTCGGCAGCCATGGCGGCTGTGGATGCAAGCTCCGACGGCGATTCAGGCATACCTTCGTGCTGCACCGCGGTGCAGCAGCCTTCTTAGTCTGAATCTAATCCTTCCGCAGGCGGCGCGCAACAAAGGTTGGATTGGTTGGCGCCGGCGCGACCACCGTCGACGACAAGAAGCAGAGCTCAAGGTCGGCGGAAGCTTCCTCGTTCTGCGCACAGCGGCAGGTACGACATCTCATCCAGTAGATCCCACCATAGATTGTGAGATTCAGAGATTCAGAGAATAAGTAATTTAGGCTAGTTTTTTGCATGGTTAGATTCAGTTTTGGTGACCTTACTAATTGTTAGTATTGTGCATACTTTGTTGTGTAAGAAACTGAAAAAAGCAGTTTGACGGAAACTCAATATTGTGCCTAGTTAGGTTCAGTTATCCTGTTTTCAGTTAATAAGGGTTTTTCAtttaataattttcagaattgatgacCCAAAGTGGTCAATTTGGTTCCATTTCAATGCCAGAGAATCTGTGGTTCGAAATTTATACcagtcaaacatatcatatttgacAATGCTTTCTCTTATTAGGAGTGAGGGCTTTGTGACTGATGATTATATGTACTATGTATTTGATGATGAGAAAGGATTAGAAGGTTTAGATAAAATATGTTGTGAAGATGATGTGCAGCAGATGTTGGCACACTCTCATAATGAAAAGATTCTGAACATAAGAGTAGTGGGAGCTCTTGAGGCATGTAATACAGATGAAAATCCTGAAAACAGAGATAGTTATTTTGCTGAACATTGCATTAACACTCAACAAAGTTGCACTAAGTTGGTGGGTATAAGCATGGACATAAAGGAAGAGCTGAAGAAAAGCATGGTGCAGAGAGAGGCTGACCTTAACCATTTTGAAGGTGACACTGATGTGTCTGAATTTGTTTCTGATGATGAAGCTGCAAATTCAGGTTCAGATGGGAATAGTGTGGATTTTCAGTCAGAGTATTCCTCTAAAGATGAAGCTGCAAAACAAGATACAACAGTGGTACAGAAACTGAAGGTAGTGAGAAAACCTGGTCCAACCAGTAGATCCCACCATGAGGTTGAGAAAATGGAGAAAGCAGATTGGTTCCCTGAAGTAGATGAAAAATGTTTCCCTGGTGATTATGGCATCAGTGATGAAGAAGATGAGCCCGAAGGATCCTATAAACTACCAAGTGGTAGGAAGAGAAGGAATAAGAAGTTGAAAGACAGGATATGGTATGATCACAAACTTCAAGGACCAGTAGAACAGTTCTGTAAGGGCTTGTGCTTCACCACTGTGTATGAGTTCAGAGATGCACTTAGGGATTTTCACATTAGGACTTTGAGAAATTTTCAATACCACAGAAATGCCCCAGATAGGATTATTGTTTGGTGCTCAAAGAGAGCCTAGGTATGTGATTTTTATATCAAGAAGTGTGATATGTTGCACACTTGTGGAGCATGTGCAGAGTCCACAAAGGTTAGTACTAAGTGGATGTCAAGGTCAGTAGAGGCAGCATTGAGAGAAGACATTAGATCTCCTGTGGATGCATTAATTAAGAAGACCAAGACTAATTTTTCAATGGATGTATCAAGAAGTGTGGCATATAGGGCAAGAAGGAAGGCTGTTGATGTAGTTCAAGGTGACCACAAGCAGCAGTACTTGAGGCTCAGGGATTATCTTCAAGCAGTTCTTGACACAAGCCCAGGTAGCAGGTGTATAGTAACAACATTTGAAGATCCAGAGAATCCAGCACCTACTCCTAGATTCAAGTATATGTTCTACTATTTAGCAGCTTCAAAGGAAGGTTTCCTTAATGGTTGCAGACCATTTATAGGTCTTGATGGATGCTTCATCAAGTTAACCACTGGACATCAAATTCTTGCAGCCACAGGAAAAGATGGAAACAACAATATTTATCCTATAGCTTTTGGTGTGCTTGACAAGTAAGATGGTGAAAGTTGGAATTGGTTTTTAACTCAATTGAGATGTTGCGTTGGCAGTGGCAACAAATTTGGAACATACACTATCATATCTAACAGGCAAAAGGTTGGGAAGAATTTCATTGAGCAATTCAGTGTTATTACTTTTCTCAATTATTTCATTCTTTTCAATTGTAGTAATAATTTGTGAATGTACAAAGCTTGCTTAAGGCAATAAATGAGGTATTCCCTGATTCACCTCAAAGGTATTGTCTTAGGCACATATATGCAAATTTTTAATCTGTTGGATTTAGAGGCCAGGAACTAAAGAAGTGCATTGACAAGGCTAGCTACTCCTACACTAAACATGGGCATGATCTAGGCATGGTAGAGCTGAAAGCATAGTCCGAGGATGCTTGGAAATGGCTTAAAAAAATTGAGGTCTCTACTTGGGCTAGATTTGCTATGGATCATACTTGCAAAACAGATTTAGTTGTGAACAATATAAGTGAAGTCTTCAACAAGATGATACTGGATGTTAGGGCTAAACTAATAAGGATAATGTTTGAAGGGATTAGGACCAAGCAAATGATCAAGAGGCAACAAACTAGGGAGAAGTTACAGATTAGCAGGTGGACAATCACACCAACCTACTCAGAGATTTTGGAAGAGAACAAGCAGTATGCCAAGTATTGCCAGGCTGACAGAGCTGGTCCAACAATTTGGCAAGTTACTAGCAAAGAAAAACAGTATTGTGTGGACATGGAAGGGTATACATGTGACTGCAAGAGATGGAACATGTCTGGTGTACCTTGCAGTCATGGCATATCTGTAATGACAAAGCAAAAGCTGCATCCTGAGGACTATGTTAATGAATTTTTCAAGAAGCCACTTTATTTGTAGACATACAAAGAAATTATATACCCTGTTCCTGGTCCAGATTTTTGGCCTCACACAAACACTCCAGACATTGAACCTCCTGTGTTCAAAGAAAAGGCAGGCAGAAAACAGACTGCAAGGAGGAAAGGAGAGTTTGAAGTTCCTGCCCCAAGAGACACCAATAGGATGGGAACAATTACCTGTGGAAACTGTGGGTTGGAAGGACACAAGTATACAAGTTGCAATAAGACTCTTAGGCCTAAACTGCAAATGAGGAAAAACAAACACCAGGTAATTATCAAGCATCAGAGAAATGTTTTATTTTACATAATATAATCTAAGTGAAGTTGGACCTTTAATGTAGGAAAACTGGGCAGTCTATGCACCTGCTCCATCTGCTCCAGTACAAACTCCAAGAGCACCAGCCCCTACTTCAAGAGCACCAGTTACTGCTGCATCAACACCAGCTCCTGCTGCATCTGCACCAACTCCTACTACAACAACTAAAAGGGGTAGGCCTGCATGTGGAGGGAGAGGCAAGGGATTCAGTGCACCAAGATCTGTTGCTGCAACTTCAGATGTTTTGGCTGGTACCAAAAGGAAGAGGTTTGCAAGCAGCAAATTAAAGGGTTACTTCTATGCAAGTGGTAACCGACACTATAAAAAGGTAGAACTTCTCTCTTTGAATTTGTTTGAATTAGTTTAGAACCTGTTTCACTTTGTTTTGAACCTGTCTGTACTTTTCGGCATGAGTCTGTCTGAATTTGTGTGAACCTGACTGAATCTGATTGTACTTCTATCCAATTTGACATGtaacgtgggcctgatggtgggctTTCGTGTTGGACCTAACTAACCCACCAAGCCTGCGACACTGTCTACATAAGAGAAGCCACCAGAAACCATTGGATCCCTGCGCCTCATTCCCCTTGACCAAAACCTAGTCACCACTGATGGATCCACAGTTAGGAGGGGTAGTTGATGAACAAGACGAGGTTGCTAGGGCTGAAAGGAGGGCTGAAAGGAGGGCCAACCGTCGAGCACAGGCACAGGAGCGACGCCAGAGGATTGCTGCCATGATTATGGCGGAATGCAACCAGAATGACGTGAAGCAGTTCAACAAGGTGTTCCCAGAAGGAACCAACATCACAGATGAACTAATCATCTGGTGGGCTAGAGAGAAGGCATCTTTCAATCGATTCCAAGCAACAAGGAAGAGATGGACTCAGATCCTGGCTGCAGTAGAAGGAAGACAGGATTGGGATTAGTTCAACGCGGTAGTTTCTGACTAAATTGTGGTGTTCTGAATCTGCTAGTCTTGTTCTGAATATTGCCCTGAATCTCCTTGTCTTCTTCTGAATCTTGTTCTTAGTCTTGTTTTGAATCTTGTCTTGTTCTGAACTTTCTGAACTTTATGATTGCAGTGAAGTATGCAGTTCAGGGGATGCACCAACCGTGATGAAGATGATGCAATGTGGCTGCCTGAATCTATGTTAAAGACTATGCTTATTTATGAACTATTAATGTTTGGGTTGTTGAAAAATCTACGATAAAGCCTATGCTTATTTTGTAAGAAATGTATCCATAGTATTTTTATGTCTGAACTTATGCCCGAATCCATCTATCTGCATTTATCTGAATGTTTCTATACTTGGGCTTTGCTGAAATGTGATTTTTTGGTCACTCTAATTTTTGAAATACTTTGACCAGCAACTACTCCACTGTTTTAACACAAGTTCCAAACTGCTGGGTTTCAACAAAGACTTTAATTGCAGCATAACTACCACCATTTCTCATCACTCAATCTACCACTTCCCCACTGTCACACTCCACCGCACTTCCTCCACTACAACATTTAAGTAGCCCAACAACTCACTCAATCTCtgctcactctatctctctctcaaaAACCTCACTCTACCTACATCCATGGATGGTTCTTCCTCTACACCAGACCCATGGCTGAACCCCTTCCCCACCGGTAAGGGCTGGGTTGCCATGCTTTTTGGGTCAGCTCGCGGCGACGAAGACCTCTTCCTTGACTACATGAAGATTGCCATGAGATACAGCAGCGCAGAAGGGCTCGTGGATgcatcagaagaggtgaggaagaaggcgaCGACTGAGGAGAAGCAGCGCATGGACCAGCGCTATGCAAGCCCAGGTAAGGGTATCATGCCCATCGACATGTTGCTGTGGTCAATGAAGGAGGCGGACTCCGGCGATGCTGGGCAGAGGGAACGGTGGACAGCCCACCCCTATATCCCTCCAGCACAAGCTACGGCTACATCAGCTATGGGCAACGACGACGAGGACCTGCAAATCATCGTCCCACCAGCACTGCTGGCTCGCCGATGTCCTCCTCCCATCATAGTCATCGATGGAGACGAAGAGGAGGTGCCAGAGCTTCCACCTACCACTCAAGTCAAGCAAGAGGTGCGACGGTCAGGTCGCATAGCAGGGAAGGGGCCTAACAATCTGAAATTGTAAGTTTCAGATTCAGTTACATCAGCTATCGCCAGATCTATGTGTGATTCAGTTCTGTCAGTTTATCAGGGTGTTTGCAATCTCAGTGAGATTCATTTCTGTCAGTTTGAGTGTCTTTGAACAATTTCAGTATCCATGTGCTATCTATGTAAGACTAAATGCTATCTATGGGAGACTAAATGTCTTCCAAACTTCCCTGAATTTGTCTGAACCTGTGATGAAGCAATTTCTGAAGTAAACAGATCTCAACAAGAACTTATGATACAACACACAGAAATAAACTTCATCAGACCTAGATAATTTAGTTCTTAACTTAACTTAGCACCAGTTCTCAGCATCATGATAATATTTGGGCAGTACAGATCAGGGAAGACAGCACCCCCCACACCAACCAAAATGATCTGAACCCATTATAGTACTTAGGTAGTTCAAAGGTAGTCCAAACTAAACACTATGTTTCCactacatagcagaaattcaaactaATCAAATCAACACCAAGTTGGTCCATTACCTCAGTAGCACATCCTATGAATCTCCTGCCAGTGTCAGTGCCTTCAAATGCCACAAACTTGCCTGGCGTCTGCCTGAGCAGGATGCACCTTCTGTCAGATTCAATCACAAGCCCTCAGAAACTAGGGTCTATCACAGTGTCAGGAGTTTGCTGCAACAGCAAAAGCATATCTATATCAACAACAACTCACGTATATCAACTTAAATGGAAAAATATCAAATATcttcaaaccctaaccctaaccctagaacaAACAGGAGAGGGAGAGAATAGACTGAGCTGACTTACAAAGTACTCCATCTGCATGCTGCTGAACTCGCTCATGTACTCGTCATCATCGTCCGACGTCTCGTTGTTGTTCGGCCACGATGGCATGGTCGTGGTGTTGTCGGAGTGCGAGAAGAAGAAATAGAAGCAGAGGAGAGCAGAGAGGAGTGGAGTGAGCTCGGGAGATAGTGAGAGAGCTGGTGGGGATGAGCGACCCGGTCGGCCAGGTTATTCCTGGTCCGACCAGGTGCGACCGATGAGCGGCTCTAATGGCCGCGCGTGCGCCGTTAGCCGCTAGGCGGGCCACCAGCCTAGCACGTGGGCCACTCACGTCAGAAGCGCGGTTAAAACGGTCAAAACCACCATCCAGTCAACTTGGTAGTTTTTAGTCACGTGATTACATTTTTTGGTAGTTATCGGGCACTTTTAAAAAAGTGATAGTTCTGTTGGACGCGAACCCCTAaactggtagttttttgtcaaacaCTCGCAGAAAAGCATGGGGGCCGAATTTTTTTTACTCATACCATCAAAACGAAAGAGTGTATACAACCATGCATGGAAGGAATAAATGTCACATTGTGCGGGCGCGTGGCGGCCGGTGCCGACATGGCCAGCAGGCCGGAGTTcatgccactagtagaaaacatggaacTAGTCCCGATTTCAGAGGGCCTTTAGACCcagttctggaaccgggacaaaggggtagggactaaagcccaaaacctttagtcTCAGTTTGCTTACAAACCGGGATAGAAGGGGCTCCATGTGGCCATTGCGGGGTGTCCAGGCagaaggacctttagtcccggttggtaacaccaaccgggaccaaaaggcagccACGCGTCAGCATCTCGCAAGCGCTtgatttttttgaaggggggggggttggagggttaatttaggggtttgatcatattgtgttagctagctaatagagagaagtgacatctctttctccgtgcttggtcgacgctagctactatacgtatagagagaactcaacacactagctagtaagcaaatgaaggaaccattaattacacaagatcatcatgaacatatacgtatagagagaagtgacctctctttctccgacatgggtcgaacaacaagttttcctatatctatccgacgctactacatatatacaatataacatgtCTTACAATTCCTAACATCTAAATCCATGTCAACTTCCACATGGCATTCTCCGTCTTTATGTATGACGTGGTCAAaagagaatcccgccaattcctcttgaattgctcgtatgcgatcatgtggtaggagttcatgcCGCATCTGCCACAACTAATTTaaagaagagggtcaatacatatatatatgaacgaaacacaacacaattgatggtaataaaataaaattctaaatattgtttacgtacttcatattgttcgtcagagtagccccgctgagAGGTcgagttgtagatgaactcgcaaacgtagtatccacataaattatacccgccttcctgccacaagcactttatgagaaatagagttcaatcaaactgataatcaagcatgataaatggTATTAATGTAACTAGAATCAAtgagagatgcgcggaactagctagtactacttactttggggTGTGTAAATCACAACTCCCTCTGcagacccggaaccattccggtgaactttttccaaaccctgccaggcaGAGAAAATGATTACTTGATATCAGCAAATGAATGAAAGTTGCCGATATTGTGcgctaatgatcgattgaacttacttctagaGCATTGtagtcaagcttaatctctagcagaataaagtggaagttgcgcacgcataactca is a window of Triticum dicoccoides isolate Atlit2015 ecotype Zavitan chromosome 2B, WEW_v2.0, whole genome shotgun sequence DNA encoding:
- the LOC119363126 gene encoding uncharacterized protein LOC119363126, which gives rise to MPLIQCSPRVLLRRQRFTPHHPFPASTFALPVRRSTALRAEPEPQPQPSTSAAEPPDTYDDSGDGPVEIRAPTLFSVDDNPTPLQVATSVMLTGAISVFLFRSLRRRARRAKELRVRSGGMEKPRNLSEEALEALRMVSTSPVETNKPPSPVQALLGGIAAGVIALFLYKFASTVEASLNRQTISDNFSVRQITVTIRTIINGLCYLATFVFGINGVGLILYSLQLTFNSLMDDDSSSSSVEKISEQSSTMASSSSSTSDSVSDSSDLQQISDKSKNSSE